A region of Thermococcus piezophilus DNA encodes the following proteins:
- a CDS encoding 50S ribosomal protein L30, with translation MAKLALIRLRSGIRARGEVRDTLAMLRLHRINHLVLIEDTPSYKGMVQKVKDYITWGEIDAETLAKLIRKRGRLIGNKPVTEEYVKEKLGMSIEEFAKKVVEGEMKLTDLPNIKPVFRLHPPRGGLKGSKKRSFKEGGALGYRGEKINELIERML, from the coding sequence ATGGCAAAGCTTGCACTCATCAGACTTAGGAGCGGAATCAGGGCGAGGGGAGAAGTGAGAGACACCCTCGCCATGCTCCGCCTCCACAGGATCAACCACCTCGTCCTCATTGAAGACACCCCTAGCTACAAGGGCATGGTTCAGAAGGTCAAGGACTACATCACCTGGGGCGAGATAGACGCGGAAACCTTGGCCAAGCTCATCAGGAAGAGGGGCAGGCTCATAGGCAACAAGCCGGTTACCGAGGAGTACGTCAAGGAGAAGCTCGGAATGAGCATAGAGGAGTTCGCCAAAAAGGTCGTCGAGGGCGAGATGAAGCTCACCGACCTCCCGAACATCAAGCCCGTCTTCAGGCTCCACCCACCAAGGGGCGGTCTCAAGGGAAGCAAGAAGCGCTCATTCAAGGAAGGCGGAGCCCTCGGTTACCGCGGCGAGAAGATTAACGAGCTCATTGAGAGAATGCTCTGA
- a CDS encoding large ribosomal subunit protein uL15 encodes MIRRRKKVRKLRGSHTHGWGCKKKHRGGGSKGGKGMAGTGKRKNTKWTWTIKYAPDHLGKRGFHRPKAVHYTPQTVNLSFLDENLDELMQMGIAYEEGGKIIVDTTQLGVDKVLGSGKLTRAIVVKAYYVTPKAEEKIKAAGGEVLLA; translated from the coding sequence ATGATTAGGAGGAGGAAGAAGGTTAGGAAGCTCCGCGGAAGTCACACTCACGGATGGGGCTGCAAGAAGAAGCACCGTGGCGGTGGAAGCAAGGGCGGTAAGGGAATGGCTGGAACTGGAAAAAGGAAAAACACCAAGTGGACCTGGACCATCAAGTACGCCCCGGATCACCTCGGCAAGAGGGGCTTCCACAGGCCGAAGGCTGTTCACTATACCCCACAGACCGTAAACCTGAGCTTCCTCGACGAGAACCTCGACGAGCTCATGCAGATGGGCATTGCCTACGAGGAAGGTGGAAAGATAATCGTCGATACCACTCAGCTCGGCGTTGATAAGGTTCTCGGCTCAGGAAAGCTCACCAGGGCCATAGTCGTTAAGGCCTACTACGTCACCCCCAAGGCCGAGGAGAAGATTAAGGCCGCTGGCGGCGAGGTTCTCCTCGCCTGA
- the secY gene encoding preprotein translocase subunit SecY translates to MGLRNVVFAIERYFPEVERPRRHVPLKEKFMWTGIVLLLYFILAEIPLYGIPAQIQDYFATLRFVLAGRSGSLLTLGIGPIVTASIIMQLLVGSDIVHLDLSNHEDRRFYQAAQKLFAVFMSFFEAAIYVFAGAFGKVDMGLGAFQTVTTPDGAIFIGLGLAILILLQLGFASVMLILLDELVSKWGIGSGISLFIAAGVSQTVIVKALNPMTTPEYIDPITGGPAIIGAVPAFIQHLLHGDVTGAIYRGALPDMMDLMATIVVFLVVVYLESMRVEIPLSYGRVTVRGRYPIRFMYVSNIPIILTFALYANIQLWARLLNNFGYTWLGTFDSNGYPISGFVTYLSPPRDIYHVIADPQRALVYALMTIGWAVIFGFLWVELTGLDAKSIARQLQSAGLQIPGFRRDPRILERVLNRYIPYVTFLGSFTLALVAVLADFLGALGTGTGILLTVGILYRFYEEIAREQATEMFPMLRKFFSK, encoded by the coding sequence ATGGGATTAAGGAACGTAGTGTTCGCGATAGAGAGGTACTTCCCTGAAGTTGAAAGGCCCAGGAGGCACGTCCCACTCAAGGAGAAGTTCATGTGGACAGGCATTGTTCTGCTGCTGTACTTTATCCTCGCCGAGATTCCGCTCTATGGAATCCCAGCGCAGATTCAGGACTACTTCGCCACGCTCAGATTCGTTCTCGCCGGTAGGAGCGGTTCTCTTCTGACCCTTGGTATCGGTCCAATTGTCACTGCTAGTATTATCATGCAGCTTCTCGTCGGTTCCGACATAGTTCACCTTGATCTCTCAAATCATGAGGATAGGAGATTTTATCAAGCGGCTCAAAAGCTCTTCGCGGTATTCATGAGCTTCTTTGAGGCCGCCATATACGTCTTTGCAGGAGCGTTCGGTAAGGTTGATATGGGTCTCGGTGCGTTCCAGACGGTTACGACACCAGATGGAGCCATTTTCATAGGTCTAGGTCTTGCGATACTCATCCTTCTCCAGCTAGGATTCGCTTCCGTGATGCTCATCCTTCTCGATGAGCTGGTTAGCAAGTGGGGAATTGGCAGCGGTATCAGTCTCTTCATTGCCGCGGGAGTTTCCCAGACGGTTATCGTTAAAGCCCTTAACCCAATGACCACCCCAGAGTACATCGATCCGATCACAGGAGGACCAGCGATAATCGGTGCAGTCCCGGCTTTCATTCAGCACCTTCTTCATGGGGACGTTACTGGGGCCATCTACAGAGGTGCCCTGCCGGACATGATGGATCTCATGGCAACTATAGTAGTGTTCCTGGTCGTCGTCTACCTCGAGAGCATGCGTGTTGAGATACCCCTCAGTTACGGCCGAGTAACCGTTCGTGGAAGGTACCCGATAAGGTTCATGTATGTCAGCAACATACCGATAATCCTTACCTTCGCACTCTATGCCAATATACAGCTCTGGGCCAGGCTGCTTAACAACTTTGGCTACACTTGGCTTGGGACATTCGACAGCAACGGTTATCCAATAAGTGGCTTCGTCACTTATCTCTCGCCCCCAAGGGACATCTATCATGTCATAGCCGACCCCCAGAGGGCACTTGTCTATGCCCTGATGACAATAGGCTGGGCAGTAATCTTTGGATTCCTGTGGGTTGAGCTGACTGGCCTCGATGCCAAGAGCATAGCTAGGCAGCTTCAGAGTGCCGGGCTTCAGATCCCGGGATTCAGAAGAGATCCGAGGATACTCGAGAGGGTGCTCAACAGGTACATACCCTATGTTACCTTCCTGGGTTCATTCACCTTGGCGCTGGTTGCAGTGCTGGCAGACTTCCTTGGAGCGCTCGGTACTGGAACAGGAATCCTCCTTACCGTCGGTATCCTCTACAGGTTCTACGAGGAGATAGCAAGGGAGCAGGCAACAGAGATGTTCCCGATGCTCAGGAAGTTCTTTTCCAAGTGA
- a CDS encoding adenylate kinase, with protein sequence MPFVVMITGIPGVGKSTITKLALKKARMKFKLVNFGDLMFEEAVKAGLVKHRDEMRKLNPNVQKDLQMKAARRIVEMAKTEPILIDTHATIRTPVGYLLGFPKEVIEVINPNFIVIIEATPSEILGRRLRDLKRDRDVETEEQIQRHQDLNRAAAVSYAMHSNALIKIIENHEDKGLKEAVHELVEVLDLAVGQYD encoded by the coding sequence ATGCCGTTTGTGGTCATGATAACAGGAATCCCAGGTGTTGGAAAGAGCACAATAACCAAGCTTGCCCTTAAAAAGGCTAGGATGAAGTTCAAACTAGTGAACTTTGGCGACCTGATGTTCGAGGAGGCAGTGAAGGCAGGCCTAGTGAAGCATAGGGACGAGATGAGGAAGCTCAACCCAAATGTGCAGAAGGATCTACAGATGAAGGCTGCTCGGAGGATAGTTGAGATGGCCAAAACTGAGCCCATACTCATCGACACCCACGCCACTATAAGGACTCCAGTGGGCTACCTGCTTGGATTCCCCAAGGAGGTTATAGAGGTCATAAACCCCAACTTCATAGTCATAATTGAAGCCACTCCGAGCGAGATACTCGGTAGAAGGCTTAGGGACCTCAAGCGCGACAGAGACGTCGAAACTGAGGAACAGATACAGAGGCACCAGGACTTGAACCGCGCCGCTGCGGTTAGCTATGCAATGCACTCCAACGCACTTATAAAGATAATCGAGAACCATGAGGACAAAGGCCTTAAAGAGGCAGTTCATGAACTTGTTGAAGTATTAGATCTGGCGGTGGGACAATATGATTGA
- a CDS encoding DUF106 domain-containing protein, protein MIEGVYSFLDSLFGPLITSYQPILVVTVSGIILGALFTLINYVLVDQEKVKLLQKKSKEFQKKYKEAQASKDEKKLRKLQQEQIELMKLQSEVMKDTMFKVTLLTLPIFWIFFGWLRRWYVEVGIAKAPFNFFLFDWFHKLYHSGLPANELGYIGWYIMTSMITGYILRKLLDMG, encoded by the coding sequence ATGATTGAAGGAGTATACTCTTTCCTTGACAGCTTGTTTGGGCCGTTGATAACTTCATACCAGCCAATATTGGTAGTCACGGTATCGGGAATAATCCTAGGTGCGTTATTTACCCTAATCAACTACGTCCTGGTTGACCAGGAGAAGGTCAAGCTGCTCCAGAAGAAGAGTAAGGAGTTCCAGAAGAAGTACAAGGAAGCCCAGGCTTCCAAGGACGAGAAGAAGCTCAGGAAGCTCCAGCAGGAGCAGATAGAGCTTATGAAGCTCCAAAGCGAGGTCATGAAGGATACAATGTTCAAGGTCACCCTCCTGACCCTACCGATATTCTGGATATTCTTCGGCTGGCTCAGGAGATGGTACGTAGAGGTCGGCATAGCCAAAGCACCCTTCAACTTCTTCCTCTTTGACTGGTTCCACAAGCTCTACCACTCGGGCCTTCCAGCCAACGAGCTGGGATACATAGGTTGGTACATCATGACTTCCATGATAACCGGTTACATCCTTAGGAAGCTCCTCGATATGGGTTAA
- a CDS encoding 50S ribosomal protein L34e gives MKPMYRSRSWRRKYVRTPGGRTVIHFERKKPKIAHCAMCGRPLNGVPRGRPSELRKLPKTKKRPERPYPNLCPSCMRKVIKAQVRAAL, from the coding sequence ATGAAGCCCATGTACAGGTCAAGGTCATGGAGAAGGAAGTACGTCAGGACTCCGGGAGGGAGAACGGTCATACACTTTGAAAGGAAGAAGCCAAAGATAGCCCACTGCGCTATGTGTGGCAGACCTCTCAACGGCGTTCCACGCGGCAGGCCGAGCGAGCTCAGGAAGCTCCCAAAGACCAAGAAGAGGCCAGAGAGGCCGTATCCGAACCTCTGCCCGAGCTGCATGAGGAAGGTCATAAAGGCTCAGGTCAGGGCTGCTCTCTGA
- the cmk gene encoding (d)CMP kinase translates to MPRDCLVITVSGLAGSGTTTLCRNLARHYGFKHIYAGLIFRQMAREMGMTLQEFQEYAELHPEIDREVDRRQIEAAKECNVVIEGRLAGWMVKDADLKIWLDAPVRVRAERVARREGISVEEAFMQIAEREKQNRKRYLNLYGIDINDLSIYDLVINTSKWSPDGVFAIVKAAIDHLYPDGDTGFRTKK, encoded by the coding sequence ATGCCCCGCGACTGCCTCGTCATAACCGTCAGCGGCCTGGCCGGTTCAGGCACCACGACCCTTTGCAGGAACCTCGCCAGACACTATGGCTTTAAGCACATCTACGCTGGCCTAATTTTCAGACAGATGGCCAGAGAGATGGGCATGACACTGCAGGAGTTCCAGGAATATGCGGAGCTCCACCCAGAGATAGACCGGGAAGTTGACAGGAGGCAGATTGAAGCAGCTAAGGAGTGCAACGTCGTCATCGAGGGCAGGCTCGCCGGCTGGATGGTTAAGGATGCGGATCTTAAGATATGGCTTGATGCTCCAGTGAGGGTTAGAGCCGAAAGGGTCGCGAGGAGAGAGGGCATCAGTGTTGAGGAGGCATTTATGCAGATTGCCGAGAGGGAGAAGCAGAATAGGAAAAGATATTTAAATCTTTATGGCATTGACATCAACGACCTTTCAATTTATGATCTGGTTATAAACACTTCGAAATGGTCGCCCGATGGGGTCTTTGCAATCGTGAAGGCCGCCATCGACCACCTGTACCCCGATGGCGACACGGGGTTTAGGACAAAAAAATGA
- a CDS encoding 50S ribosomal protein L14e — protein sequence MPAIDIGRIAVVIAGRRAGQKVVVVDIIDKNFVLVTGAGLNKVKRRRMNVKHLEPLPERVNIERGADDEEVKEALEKAGISLA from the coding sequence ATGCCAGCAATTGATATAGGAAGAATAGCAGTTGTTATTGCCGGAAGGAGAGCCGGGCAAAAAGTTGTTGTAGTTGATATAATCGACAAGAACTTCGTCCTCGTTACTGGAGCGGGCTTGAACAAGGTTAAGAGAAGGAGGATGAATGTCAAGCACCTCGAGCCCCTTCCCGAGAGGGTCAACATTGAGAGAGGCGCCGACGACGAGGAAGTTAAGGAGGCTTTAGAAAAGGCTGGAATCAGCTTGGCTTGA
- a CDS encoding SDR family NAD(P)-dependent oxidoreductase, translating to MGRLMNNALVTGASGGIGKLIVKRLIEQDYFVIGVGRNEKSLRELSSLRNFDYIIADLSKRGVAKRIRRELEQRGVKKLDILINNAGFAIAKPLLEQSEEELEKLFKVNVIAPILLTKELSDMIPRGGKVVFVISAAAFVNTVDLPSYGAAKAALHYMAVNLEKELKSKNIYVIKVYPRQVATPFWHEKVPKGSISPEEVADVLLKAIKKNKSEVYVPAYVRLVKYLPRWPVFDYKFKF from the coding sequence TTGGGGAGACTTATGAACAATGCACTTGTTACCGGAGCCTCTGGCGGGATTGGAAAGTTAATTGTAAAAAGATTGATTGAGCAGGATTATTTTGTTATTGGAGTTGGTAGGAATGAAAAATCCCTGAGAGAGCTTAGCTCCCTTAGAAATTTTGACTACATTATCGCGGATCTAAGCAAAAGAGGGGTGGCAAAGAGGATTAGAAGGGAGTTGGAGCAGAGAGGAGTTAAAAAGCTTGATATTCTCATTAATAACGCCGGCTTTGCTATAGCTAAACCTCTCCTTGAGCAAAGCGAAGAAGAGCTCGAGAAACTTTTCAAAGTAAATGTAATAGCCCCAATTTTACTTACGAAGGAACTCTCAGACATGATTCCCAGAGGCGGAAAAGTCGTGTTTGTGATAAGTGCTGCTGCTTTTGTTAATACTGTAGATTTGCCATCGTATGGGGCTGCAAAGGCCGCTCTCCACTATATGGCTGTTAATCTTGAAAAGGAGCTGAAGAGCAAGAATATCTATGTGATTAAGGTGTATCCAAGACAAGTGGCAACTCCTTTCTGGCATGAGAAAGTTCCTAAAGGTTCTATCAGCCCAGAAGAAGTTGCAGACGTACTTTTAAAAGCTATTAAGAAAAACAAAAGCGAAGTGTATGTCCCTGCTTACGTCAGGCTCGTTAAGTATCTCCCAAGATGGCCGGTTTTTGATTACAAGTTTAAATTCTGA
- a CDS encoding RNA-guided pseudouridylation complex pseudouridine synthase subunit Cbf5 — MARDEVRRILPADIKRDVLIKDEKAETNPKWGFPPEKRPMEMHMQFGIINLDKPPGPTSHEVVAWVKKLFSLKKAGHGGTLDPKVSGVLPVALERATRVVQALLPAGKEYVALMHLHGEVSEDKIYAVMKEFEGEIIQRPPLRSAVKRRLRTRRVYYIEILEIDGKDVLFRVGVEAGTYIRSLIHHIGLALGVGAHMAELRRTRSGPFKEDETLVTLHDLVDYYHFWKEDGIEEYFRKAIQPMEKAVEHLPKVWIRDSAVAAVTYGADLAVPGIVKLHAGIKRGDLVAIMTLKDELVALGKASMTSGEMLNKSKGIAVDVDKVFMPRDWYPKMW; from the coding sequence ATGGCGAGAGATGAAGTTAGAAGAATCCTTCCTGCAGACATCAAGAGGGACGTGTTAATCAAAGATGAAAAAGCTGAGACCAATCCAAAGTGGGGTTTTCCTCCAGAGAAGAGACCGATGGAAATGCACATGCAGTTCGGCATAATCAATCTCGACAAGCCTCCAGGCCCAACGAGCCACGAGGTTGTTGCATGGGTTAAAAAGCTCTTCAGCCTGAAGAAAGCCGGTCACGGTGGAACCCTCGACCCCAAGGTTAGCGGTGTTTTACCAGTTGCCCTCGAGAGAGCAACAAGGGTTGTTCAAGCCCTTTTACCAGCGGGTAAGGAGTACGTTGCTCTGATGCACCTCCATGGCGAGGTTTCGGAGGACAAAATCTACGCCGTTATGAAGGAGTTTGAGGGGGAGATAATCCAGAGGCCGCCCCTGAGGAGCGCGGTCAAGAGAAGGCTGAGGACGAGGAGGGTTTACTACATTGAGATTTTGGAGATTGATGGTAAAGATGTCCTCTTCAGGGTTGGTGTTGAGGCAGGAACCTACATCCGTTCACTGATCCACCACATCGGCCTTGCCCTCGGTGTCGGTGCCCACATGGCCGAGCTTCGCCGTACCAGAAGCGGTCCATTCAAGGAAGACGAAACTTTAGTGACCCTCCACGACCTTGTTGATTACTATCATTTCTGGAAGGAAGATGGAATTGAGGAGTACTTCAGGAAAGCCATCCAGCCAATGGAAAAGGCTGTGGAACATTTACCGAAGGTGTGGATTAGAGACTCTGCGGTTGCTGCTGTTACTTATGGCGCCGATTTGGCCGTTCCGGGAATCGTTAAGCTCCACGCTGGCATAAAGAGAGGGGACTTGGTCGCCATAATGACCCTCAAGGATGAACTCGTTGCCCTCGGTAAGGCCTCTATGACGAGCGGTGAGATGCTCAACAAAAGTAAGGGGATAGCCGTCGATGTGGACAAGGTCTTCATGCCGAGGGACTGGTACCCGAAGATGTGGTAG
- a CDS encoding class I SAM-dependent methyltransferase, whose product MGHYYSEEPNVPLKTKTIEVCLRGDCFRFITASGVFSFGKLDRGTELLIESMILDGNWRVFDLGCGYGAIGIVASRFAGYVVMTDVNRRAVSIARKNLKINNVRNAEVRWGSLYEPVKGEKFDTIITNPPVHAGKEVLREIVINAPQHLNDGGLLQLVIKTKQGAKYIKALMEEHFTEVRELSKGSGYRVYAGIA is encoded by the coding sequence ATGGGCCACTACTACTCCGAGGAGCCGAACGTTCCCCTCAAGACAAAGACCATTGAGGTCTGCCTCAGGGGTGATTGCTTCAGGTTCATCACCGCCAGCGGAGTGTTCTCCTTCGGGAAACTCGACAGGGGAACGGAACTGCTCATAGAGAGTATGATACTTGACGGGAACTGGCGCGTCTTCGACCTCGGCTGCGGCTACGGTGCAATAGGCATTGTCGCTTCCCGCTTTGCAGGCTATGTCGTCATGACCGATGTGAACAGAAGGGCTGTGAGCATAGCGAGGAAAAATTTAAAAATTAACAACGTTAGAAACGCCGAGGTTAGGTGGGGAAGCCTCTATGAGCCCGTTAAGGGTGAAAAGTTCGACACAATCATCACTAACCCCCCGGTGCACGCGGGAAAGGAAGTCCTGAGGGAAATAGTTATAAATGCTCCCCAGCATCTCAACGATGGAGGCCTGCTTCAGTTAGTTATCAAGACGAAGCAGGGCGCAAAATATATTAAGGCTTTGATGGAGGAGCACTTCACTGAAGTGAGAGAACTGTCAAAGGGGAGCGGCTACCGCGTGTATGCCGGGATCGCCTAG
- a CDS encoding 30S ribosomal protein S13, with the protein MADNFRHIVRIAGVDLDGNKQLRWALTGIKGVGINFATMVLRVAGLDPYMKTGYLTDEQVRKIEGILEDPVAHGIPAWAVNRPKDYETGKDMHLITAKLVMAWREDINRLRRIRAYRGIRHELGLPLRGQRTRSNFRHGTTVGVRRKKK; encoded by the coding sequence ATGGCGGACAACTTCAGACACATCGTCCGTATAGCGGGAGTTGATTTGGACGGGAATAAGCAGCTGAGATGGGCCCTTACGGGCATCAAGGGCGTAGGAATAAACTTTGCAACGATGGTGCTTAGAGTTGCAGGGCTTGACCCCTACATGAAGACCGGTTATCTGACAGACGAGCAGGTCAGGAAGATAGAGGGGATCCTGGAGGACCCAGTTGCCCATGGCATACCCGCTTGGGCGGTCAACAGGCCAAAGGACTACGAGACTGGCAAGGACATGCATCTTATCACCGCCAAGCTCGTCATGGCCTGGCGTGAGGACATCAACAGGCTCAGGAGGATCAGGGCTTACCGCGGTATAAGGCACGAGCTCGGACTGCCGCTCAGGGGACAGAGGACCAGGTCGAACTTCAGGCACGGTACCACCGTTGGCGTGAGAAGAAAGAAGAAGTGA
- a CDS encoding 30S ribosomal protein S4, with the protein MGDPKRQRKKYETPSHPWIKERLERERVLMKKYALKNKKELWRHETQLKEFRRRARRLLAARGKQAEIERIQLLQRLNRLGLLPADAVLDDVLSLTVEDVLDRRLQTIVFKKGLARTIKQARQLVVHGHIEVNGQIIRSPGYLVLKEEEGTITYSKTSPFAKESHPERMVIEQAKQGEVS; encoded by the coding sequence ATGGGAGACCCAAAGAGGCAGAGGAAGAAGTACGAGACTCCCTCTCACCCTTGGATTAAGGAGAGGCTTGAGAGAGAGCGCGTGCTCATGAAGAAGTACGCTCTCAAGAACAAGAAGGAGCTCTGGAGGCACGAGACTCAGCTCAAGGAGTTCAGGCGTAGGGCCAGGCGCCTCCTCGCTGCCCGCGGTAAGCAGGCTGAGATCGAGAGGATTCAGCTCCTCCAGAGGCTCAACAGGCTTGGCCTTCTTCCGGCCGATGCGGTGCTAGATGATGTCCTGTCCCTCACCGTGGAGGACGTTCTCGACAGGCGCCTCCAGACCATAGTCTTCAAGAAGGGACTCGCCAGGACCATCAAGCAGGCCAGGCAGCTCGTAGTCCACGGCCACATCGAGGTCAACGGCCAGATAATCCGCTCTCCGGGCTACCTCGTCCTCAAGGAGGAGGAAGGCACCATAACCTACTCCAAGACCTCTCCTTTCGCGAAGGAGAGCCACCCCGAGAGAATGGTTATCGAACAGGCTAAGCAGGGTGAGGTCTCATGA
- a CDS encoding 30S ribosomal protein S11, with amino-acid sequence MSEEQQVVNLKKKEKWGVAHIYSSYNNTIIHITDLTGAETISRWSGGMVVKADRDEPSPYAAMIAAKRAAEEAMEKGFVGVHIKVRAPGGSKSKTPGPGAQAAIRALARAGLKIGRVEDVTPIPHDGTRPKGGRRGRRV; translated from the coding sequence ATGAGCGAGGAGCAGCAGGTTGTTAACCTTAAGAAGAAGGAGAAGTGGGGCGTTGCCCACATCTACTCCTCCTACAACAACACCATTATCCACATTACCGACCTCACTGGGGCCGAGACCATCTCCAGGTGGAGCGGTGGTATGGTCGTTAAGGCTGACAGGGACGAGCCCTCGCCTTACGCGGCTATGATAGCCGCCAAGAGGGCCGCTGAGGAGGCCATGGAGAAGGGCTTCGTCGGCGTTCACATCAAGGTCCGCGCCCCGGGAGGAAGCAAGAGCAAGACTCCTGGTCCGGGTGCCCAGGCAGCCATCAGAGCCCTTGCCAGGGCCGGACTGAAGATAGGAAGGGTCGAGGACGTTACCCCGATTCCGCACGACGGCACCAGACCGAAGGGCGGAAGAAGGGGCAGGAGAGTCTGA
- a CDS encoding DNA-directed RNA polymerase subunit D has translation MKFEILDKREDSIKFILEGVDIPFANALRRTILSEVPTFAVDEVELFENDSALFDEIIAHRLAMIPLTTPAGRFPLDALELDDYTVILSLEAEGPGMVYSGDLKSDDPDVRPANPNIPIVKLAEGQRLTLNAYAKLGRGKDHAKWQPGFVYYKYLTKIHVSKEVPDWEELKALAEKRGLLVEETENELIITTIKAFYLPRKFDQFVGDKITEEVVPNMFVFTVETNGELPVEEIVTIALKILMRKSDRFISELHKLAE, from the coding sequence ATGAAGTTTGAGATTCTTGACAAAAGGGAGGACTCGATTAAGTTCATCCTTGAGGGAGTTGACATTCCCTTTGCCAACGCCCTCAGGAGAACCATCCTCTCAGAGGTTCCCACATTTGCTGTGGATGAGGTTGAGTTATTCGAGAACGATTCGGCCCTCTTTGACGAGATTATCGCTCATCGCCTGGCAATGATTCCACTCACTACGCCAGCTGGGAGGTTTCCCCTCGATGCTTTAGAGCTTGACGACTACACGGTTATCCTTTCTCTGGAGGCAGAGGGTCCAGGTATGGTGTATTCGGGCGACCTTAAGAGCGATGACCCGGACGTCAGGCCAGCAAACCCAAACATCCCAATAGTCAAGCTCGCTGAGGGACAGAGGCTCACTCTCAACGCCTATGCCAAGCTTGGCCGCGGAAAGGACCACGCGAAATGGCAGCCAGGGTTTGTCTACTACAAGTACCTGACCAAAATTCACGTCAGCAAAGAGGTTCCGGACTGGGAGGAGCTTAAGGCTCTGGCTGAAAAGCGCGGTCTCCTGGTGGAGGAGACTGAGAACGAGCTGATCATAACGACAATTAAGGCGTTTTACCTTCCAAGAAAGTTCGACCAGTTTGTGGGTGATAAGATCACCGAAGAGGTTGTGCCCAATATGTTCGTCTTTACCGTGGAAACCAACGGGGAGCTCCCCGTTGAGGAAATAGTTACCATAGCTCTCAAGATTCTGATGAGGAAGAGCGATAGATTTATAAGCGAACTCCATAAATTAGCCGAGTGA
- a CDS encoding 50S ribosomal protein L18e: protein MKRTGPTDINLRRLIRYLRKKSNEEGVKIWKDIAWRLERPRRQRAEVNVSKINRYTKEGDTVIVPGSVLGAGKLEHKVVVAAWKFSETAKGKIAEAGGEAITIEELLERNPKGSGVIIME from the coding sequence ATGAAAAGAACCGGTCCAACTGACATCAACCTGAGGAGGCTCATCCGCTACCTCAGAAAGAAGTCAAACGAGGAAGGAGTGAAGATATGGAAGGACATAGCCTGGCGTCTTGAGAGGCCTAGGAGGCAGAGGGCTGAAGTGAACGTCAGCAAAATCAATAGATACACCAAAGAGGGCGACACCGTTATAGTTCCGGGAAGCGTTCTCGGTGCTGGAAAGCTCGAGCACAAGGTTGTCGTTGCTGCCTGGAAGTTCAGTGAGACGGCTAAGGGGAAGATAGCCGAAGCCGGTGGGGAGGCTATCACGATTGAGGAGCTCCTCGAGAGAAACCCGAAGGGAAGTGGAGTAATCATAATGGAGTGA
- the rplM gene encoding 50S ribosomal protein L13 has protein sequence MRIINAEGLILGRLASKVAKMLLEGEEVIIVNAEKAVITGNREDIFAKYKQRTELRTRTNPRRGPFYPKRSDEIVRRTVRGMLPWKTDRGRKAFKRLNVYVGVPKEFEGKELETLMEAHMSRLATPKYVTVGEVAKFLGGKF, from the coding sequence ATGAGGATTATTAACGCTGAAGGACTCATACTTGGGAGACTCGCCTCAAAGGTCGCCAAGATGCTCCTCGAAGGCGAGGAAGTGATTATAGTCAACGCTGAGAAGGCCGTCATCACTGGCAACAGGGAGGACATCTTCGCCAAGTACAAGCAGAGGACTGAGCTCAGGACCAGGACCAACCCGAGAAGGGGTCCTTTCTACCCGAAGAGAAGCGACGAGATAGTCAGGAGAACCGTCAGAGGCATGCTTCCGTGGAAGACCGACCGCGGAAGAAAGGCATTCAAGAGACTCAATGTCTACGTAGGTGTTCCCAAGGAGTTTGAGGGCAAGGAGCTGGAGACCCTGATGGAGGCGCACATGTCGAGGCTCGCCACGCCTAAGTACGTTACTGTTGGCGAGGTCGCGAAGTTCCTTGGTGGAAAGTTCTGA